Proteins encoded by one window of Flavobacterium sp. N502540:
- a CDS encoding SusC/RagA family TonB-linked outer membrane protein, which yields MKTIYKKLLFLFLLLPFTVLAQSTLTGTVVDLATGQPIPGVNVNVQGSPGGASTDFDGKFQLSNVKNGDKILVSFIGYKTSTVTYNGQKTLNVSLEEDTNQLKEVVVQVGYGTVKKKDATGSVSQISAKEFNKGINVTPESLIGGRIAGVNVVGGGAPGAKADIRIRGGSSLSASNDPLIILDGLPLSNAVPSGATSILSTIDPNDIESFTVLKDASAAAIYGSRAANGVIVITTKKGTKGGVKVNFSSQVGVNTVANTVDVLSADQFRAVVNAKGTPQQKATLGTANTNWQDEIFHTALTTNNNISVSGALFDKLPVRLSVGNVDNPGILRNTSFERTTTSISLNPVLFDNHLKIDISGNIAFAKNQFQDEGGVIGSALAFDPTQSVYQSGSRYGGYFEWLEANGNVPLLPARNPVARLNQEDKRATSTRKWGNISVDYKFHFFEDLRIIAEAGIDKFSSNGYNQQSTQSILGYQPNAFSSGNWGNLGNYNSYTDQLQNKNLNTYLNYTKTLGKFKIDATAGYNYQLFQKEKYESGEVRQPTPREDVATDPDVNLQSYFGRLTLNYDSRYLLTLNYRRDGTSRFSKENRWGNFGGAAFAWNIAEESFLKGNSTLSSLKLRVGYGTTGQQDITSAYDFLPRVTLGTINSQYIFGNTVYPTARPEGYNTGIKWEELAETNIGVDFGFFNDRITGSVNYFDKKSSDLLADVLVPDGANLRNQGFNNIGSFETKGVEFSIQSDVVKNDNLTWNVAFNATYLRQKITDLGSTVPGFTGYIVGDNIAGGSGNKILINSVGYAPNSFFVYEQLYDANKRPIEGAYADRNGDGKIDDGDRYKYHKPSADYTFGLFSTLNYKKFDFAMNWRASLGNYIYDNVSSDKGYLLAGLRRQSDLGNISSDYNKTGFTTNNNYLSNYFVKDASFIKLDNVTLGYTLDKALLKSVSMRFSAGVQNVFVLTKYDGLDPEKFNGIDNNVYPRARTFIFGVNANF from the coding sequence ATGAAAACAATTTACAAAAAGTTGTTATTTTTATTCCTCTTGTTGCCGTTTACTGTGTTAGCTCAAAGCACTTTAACCGGAACAGTTGTCGATTTGGCAACGGGACAGCCAATCCCGGGAGTAAATGTAAATGTACAGGGGTCTCCGGGTGGAGCATCAACAGATTTCGACGGTAAATTTCAGTTATCTAATGTAAAAAATGGGGACAAAATTTTGGTTTCATTTATCGGATACAAAACGTCAACCGTAACTTATAATGGTCAAAAAACACTAAACGTTTCTTTGGAAGAAGATACCAATCAGCTTAAAGAAGTTGTGGTGCAGGTAGGTTATGGTACGGTTAAGAAAAAGGATGCAACAGGTTCTGTATCTCAAATTTCAGCCAAAGAATTTAACAAAGGAATTAACGTTACTCCGGAGAGTTTAATCGGTGGGCGTATCGCTGGTGTGAATGTTGTTGGAGGTGGTGCTCCGGGAGCTAAAGCCGATATCAGAATTCGTGGAGGATCTTCTTTAAGTGCCTCTAATGATCCGTTAATTATCTTAGACGGACTTCCTTTAAGTAATGCTGTACCAAGCGGTGCTACAAGTATTTTGTCTACCATAGATCCTAATGATATTGAGTCTTTTACGGTTCTTAAAGACGCTTCTGCAGCAGCTATTTATGGTTCGCGTGCTGCAAATGGTGTAATTGTTATTACCACAAAAAAAGGAACAAAAGGTGGAGTGAAAGTTAATTTTAGCTCTCAGGTTGGTGTTAATACAGTAGCTAACACAGTAGATGTTTTAAGTGCAGATCAATTTCGTGCTGTAGTAAATGCAAAAGGGACACCACAGCAAAAAGCGACATTAGGAACAGCAAATACAAATTGGCAGGATGAAATCTTTCATACAGCACTTACAACAAACAATAATATTTCGGTAAGTGGTGCTTTGTTTGATAAATTGCCGGTACGTTTATCTGTTGGAAATGTAGATAATCCTGGAATCCTAAGAAACACTTCTTTTGAAAGAACTACGACATCGATATCGTTAAATCCGGTATTGTTTGACAATCACTTAAAAATTGATATTAGCGGTAATATTGCATTTGCTAAAAATCAATTTCAGGATGAAGGAGGAGTAATTGGAAGTGCTCTTGCTTTTGACCCTACACAGTCTGTGTATCAGTCTGGTTCTCGTTATGGAGGTTATTTCGAATGGTTAGAAGCAAATGGTAACGTGCCTTTATTACCGGCCAGAAATCCTGTAGCCAGATTAAATCAGGAGGATAAAAGAGCTACTTCTACCAGAAAATGGGGGAATATTAGTGTAGATTATAAATTTCATTTCTTTGAAGACTTAAGAATTATTGCTGAAGCAGGTATTGATAAATTTAGCAGCAACGGGTATAATCAACAAAGCACACAAAGTATTCTGGGATACCAGCCAAATGCTTTTAGTAGCGGGAACTGGGGAAATTTAGGAAATTATAATTCCTATACAGATCAGCTTCAAAATAAAAATTTAAACACGTATTTAAACTATACTAAAACTTTAGGGAAGTTTAAAATTGATGCTACAGCAGGATATAACTACCAGTTATTCCAAAAAGAAAAATACGAGTCAGGGGAAGTTAGACAACCAACACCTAGAGAGGATGTTGCTACAGATCCGGATGTTAATCTGCAATCCTATTTTGGACGTTTGACTTTAAACTATGACAGCCGTTATTTATTGACCTTAAATTATAGAAGAGACGGAACTTCTCGTTTCTCTAAAGAAAACAGATGGGGTAATTTTGGAGGAGCAGCTTTTGCATGGAATATTGCGGAAGAATCATTCTTAAAGGGAAATAGTACACTTTCAAGTTTAAAATTAAGAGTAGGGTATGGTACTACCGGTCAGCAAGACATTACATCTGCTTATGACTTTTTACCAAGAGTAACTTTAGGAACTATTAATTCTCAATACATTTTCGGAAATACGGTTTATCCAACAGCAAGACCGGAAGGATATAATACAGGTATCAAATGGGAAGAATTGGCCGAAACAAACATTGGTGTTGATTTTGGATTCTTTAATGACAGAATTACAGGTTCGGTAAACTATTTTGATAAAAAATCAAGCGATTTGCTAGCGGATGTTTTAGTTCCTGACGGTGCGAATTTAAGAAATCAGGGATTTAATAATATTGGAAGTTTTGAAACAAAAGGGGTTGAGTTTAGTATTCAGTCGGATGTTGTAAAAAATGATAATCTAACCTGGAATGTTGCTTTTAATGCTACTTATCTTCGTCAGAAAATTACAGATTTAGGAAGTACAGTACCTGGTTTCACTGGATATATCGTAGGAGATAATATCGCAGGAGGTTCCGGAAATAAAATTTTGATAAATTCAGTAGGATATGCTCCAAATTCATTCTTTGTCTATGAGCAATTGTATGATGCTAACAAAAGACCAATTGAAGGAGCTTATGCGGATAGAAACGGAGACGGAAAAATTGATGACGGAGACCGTTACAAATACCATAAACCATCAGCAGATTATACTTTCGGTCTTTTTTCAACTTTAAACTACAAAAAGTTCGATTTTGCAATGAACTGGAGAGCCAGTTTAGGAAATTATATTTATGACAACGTAAGTTCAGACAAAGGATATTTATTAGCAGGATTGAGAAGACAGTCTGATCTGGGTAATATTAGCTCTGATTATAATAAGACCGGATTCACAACAAATAATAATTATTTATCAAATTATTTTGTAAAAGATGCCTCTTTTATAAAATTAGACAATGTAACCTTAGGGTATACTTTGGATAAAGCCTTGTTGAAATCTGTTTCTATGAGATTTTCAGCAGGAGTACAAAATGTTTTTGTACTTACGAAATACGATGGTTTAGATCCTGAGAAATTCAACGGAATTGATAACAATGTGTATCCAAGAGCGCGTACTTTTATATTTGGTGTAAATGCTAATTTTTAA